One stretch of Anguilla anguilla isolate fAngAng1 chromosome 5, fAngAng1.pri, whole genome shotgun sequence DNA includes these proteins:
- the LOC118227042 gene encoding glucose-6-phosphate isomerase-like produces the protein MGLTSDPNYQKLEQWFKTHAGSLSMRQMFDADKDRFSKFSTTLKTDDGDILLDYSKNLINEEVMHMLVDLAKSRGVEAARERMFTGEKINFTEGRAVLHVALRNRSNTPIMVDGQDVTPEVNKVLEKMKGFCHKVRSGEWKGYTGKSITDVVNVGIGGSDLGPLMVTEALKPYSKGGPRVWFVSNIDGTHIAKTLAELNAETTLFIVASKTFTTQETITNAESAKEWFLAVAKDPAAVSKHFVALSTNAPKVKDFGIDPENMFGFWDWVGGRFSLWSAIGMSIALHIGFENFEKLLSGAHWMDNHFRTAPLEKNAPVLLAMLGIWYINFFQMETHVMLPYDQYMHRFAAYFQQGDMESNGKYITNHGTRVNYHTGPIVWGEPGTNGQHAFYQLIHQGTRMVPADFLIPVQTQHPIRNNLHHKILMANFLAQTEALMKGKTTEEAKKELEAGGLSGEALEKLLPHKVFPGNKPTNSIIFKKLTPFILGVLIAMYEHKIFLQGTIWEINSFDQWGVELGKQLAKKIEPELQDTTEVHSHDSSTNGLINFIKKNVA, from the exons TACCACTCTTAAAACAGATGATGGAGACATCCTGCTTGATTATTCAAAGAATCTCATCAATGAGGAAGTCATGCACATGCTGGTGGACCTG GCAAAGTCGAGGGGTGTGGAGGCTGCCAGAGAAAGAATGTTCAcgggagaaaaaataaacttcacTGAG GGTCGTGCCGTGCTCCATGTTGCCCTTAGGAACCGCTCCAACACTCCCATCATGGTCGATGGACAGGACGTCACGCCTGAGGTCAACAAGGTTCTGGAGAAGATGAAGGGGTTCTGTCAT AAAGTGCGCAGTGGTGAATGGAAGGGCTACACAGGAAAGTCCATCACAGATGTTGTCAATGTTGGCATTGGTGGCTCTGACCTG GGCCCACTGATGGTCACTGAAGCACTCAAGCCCTACTCCAAGGGCGGGCCCCGTGTCTGGTTTGTGTCCAACATCGACGGAACGCACATCGCTAAGACCCTGGCTGAGCTCAACGCTGAGACCACGCTCTTTATTGTTGCTTCCAAG acATTCACCACTCAAGAGACGATTACCAATGCAGAGTCTGCCAAGGAGTGGTTCCTGGCGGTGGCGAAAGAT CCAGCTGCAGTGTCCAAACACTTTGTGGCTCTCTCAACAAATGCA ccCAAAGTGAAGGACTTCGGGATCGACCCTGAGAACATGTTCGGGTTCTGGGAC TGGGTCGGTGGACGTTTTTCCTTATGGTCAGCGATTGGGATGTCCATTGCCCTGCACATTG GGTTTGAGAATTTTGAGAAGCTGCTGAgtggggctcactggatg gACAACCACTTCCGCACCGCCCCATTGGAGAAGAACGCCCCTGTTCTCCTGGCCATGCTGGGCATCTGGTACATCAATTTCTTCCAGATGGAGACGCACGTCATGCTGCCCTATGACCAGTACATGCACCGCTTTGCTGCTTATTTCCAGCAG GGAGACATGGAATCCAATGGAAAGTACATCACCAATCACGGCACCCGCGTGAACTACCACACCGGGCCCATTGTTTGGGGGGAGCCAGGAACCAACGGACAGCATGCATTCTACCAGCTCATTCATCAAG GAACACGCATGGTTCCTGCTGACTTCCTTATCCCTGTCCAGACACAACACCCCATCAGAAACAACCTGCACCACAAG ATCCTGATGGCCAACTTCCTGGCCCAGACTGAGGCTCTGATGAAGGGAAAGACCACAGAGGAGGCGAagaaggagctggaggctgGAGGTCTGAGCGGGGAAGCCCTCGAGAAACTGCTGCCTCACAAA GTTTTCCCGGGAAACAAACCAACCAACTCTATTATCTTTAAGAAGCTGACACCATTCATCCTCGGAGTGCTTATTG ccaTGTATGAGCACAAGATCTTCTTACAGGGTACCATCTGGGAGATCAATAGTTTTGACCAGTGGGG AGTGGAACTGGGGAAACAGCTCGCCAAAAAAATCGAGCCTGAGCTTCAGGACACCACTGAGGTTCACTCCCACGACTCCTCCACCAATGGCCTCATCAACTTCATCAAGAAGAACGTAGCCTGA